From the genome of Opisthocomus hoazin isolate bOpiHoa1 chromosome 8, bOpiHoa1.hap1, whole genome shotgun sequence, one region includes:
- the C1QTNF6 gene encoding complement C1q tumor necrosis factor-related protein 6 isoform X1, with protein MGPGAGRASRGDPSGSGWKERREPSASRVTMDIIYLCTPLAWLLLPLLVLGAPTDEPNLTEPAPGACKRCCDPLDSSTDAPPVPPSHHHLPYPVPEVRPYINITILKGEKGDRGEPGMPGKWGKEGPRGERGAQGQKGSKGQMGMAGDPCKHQYAAFSVGRKKALHSSEGFQVLIFDTVFVNLYSHFDMFNGKFYCYVGGLYYFSLNVHTWNFKETYMHIMHNEEEAVILYAQPSDRSIMQSQSLMLELQENDEIWVRLYKRERENAIYSDDVDVYITFNGYLVKPSLE; from the exons ATGGGCCCGGGGGCCGGCCGTGCAAGCAGAGGGGACCCCTCGGGCAGCGGCTGGAAAGAACGGAGGGAGCCCTCAGCCTCCCGG GTCACCATGGACATAATTTACCTGTGCACACCCCTGGCctggcttcttctgcctcttCTTGTGCTTGGGGCACCCACTGATGAGCCCAACCTCACAGAACCAGCCCCTGGTGCTTGCAAGCGCTGTTGTGACCCACTGGACTCCTCCACAGATGCCCCACCGGTCCCTCCCAGCCACCACCACTTGCCCTACCCAGTGCCGGAGGTCCGTCCCTATATCAACATCACCATATTGAAGG GAGAGAAGGGAGACCGGGGAGAGCCTGGGATGCCAGGGAAGTGGGGCAAAGAAGGACCACGAGGTGAGCGGGGTGCCCAAGGCCAGAAAGGCAGTAAAGGACAGATGGGCATGGCGGGAGACCCCTGCAAGCATCAGTACGCTGCATTCTCTGTCGGTCGCAAGAAAGCGCTGCACAGCAGCGAGGGATTCCAGGTCTTGATCTTTGACACTGTCTTCGTCAACCTCTACAGCCACTTTGACATGTTCAATGGCAAATTCTACTGCTATGTCGGTGGACTTTACTATTTTAGCCTCAACGTCCACACCTGGAACTTCAAGGAGACCTACATGCACATCATGCACAATGAAGAAGAGGCAGTCATCTTGTATGCCCAACCCAGCGACCGCAGCATCATGCAGAGCCAGAGCCTCATGCTGGAGCTTCAGGAAAATGATGAGATCTGGGTGAGGCTCTACAAGCGGGAGCGGGAGAATGCCATTTACAGTGATGATGTTGATGTGTACATCACCTTCAACGGGTACCTGGTCAAGCCCAGCCTTGAGTAA
- the C1QTNF6 gene encoding complement C1q tumor necrosis factor-related protein 6 isoform X4: MDIIYLCTPLAWLLLPLLVLGAPTDEPNLTEPAPGACKRCCDPLDSSTDAPPVPPSHHHLPYPVPEVRPYINITILKGEKGDRGEPGMPGKWGKEGPRGERGAQGQKGSKGQMGMAGDPCKHQYAAFSVGRKKALHSSEGFQVLIFDTVFVNLYSHFDMFNGKFYCYVGGLYYFSLNVHTWNFKETYMHIMHNEEEAVILYAQPSDRSIMQSQSLMLELQENDEIWVRLYKRERENAIYSDDVDVYITFNGYLVKPSLE, from the exons ATGGACATAATTTACCTGTGCACACCCCTGGCctggcttcttctgcctcttCTTGTGCTTGGGGCACCCACTGATGAGCCCAACCTCACAGAACCAGCCCCTGGTGCTTGCAAGCGCTGTTGTGACCCACTGGACTCCTCCACAGATGCCCCACCGGTCCCTCCCAGCCACCACCACTTGCCCTACCCAGTGCCGGAGGTCCGTCCCTATATCAACATCACCATATTGAAGG GAGAGAAGGGAGACCGGGGAGAGCCTGGGATGCCAGGGAAGTGGGGCAAAGAAGGACCACGAGGTGAGCGGGGTGCCCAAGGCCAGAAAGGCAGTAAAGGACAGATGGGCATGGCGGGAGACCCCTGCAAGCATCAGTACGCTGCATTCTCTGTCGGTCGCAAGAAAGCGCTGCACAGCAGCGAGGGATTCCAGGTCTTGATCTTTGACACTGTCTTCGTCAACCTCTACAGCCACTTTGACATGTTCAATGGCAAATTCTACTGCTATGTCGGTGGACTTTACTATTTTAGCCTCAACGTCCACACCTGGAACTTCAAGGAGACCTACATGCACATCATGCACAATGAAGAAGAGGCAGTCATCTTGTATGCCCAACCCAGCGACCGCAGCATCATGCAGAGCCAGAGCCTCATGCTGGAGCTTCAGGAAAATGATGAGATCTGGGTGAGGCTCTACAAGCGGGAGCGGGAGAATGCCATTTACAGTGATGATGTTGATGTGTACATCACCTTCAACGGGTACCTGGTCAAGCCCAGCCTTGAGTAA
- the C1QTNF6 gene encoding complement C1q tumor necrosis factor-related protein 6 isoform X3, whose amino-acid sequence MGPGAGRASRGDPSGSGWKERREPSASRVTMDIIYLCTPLAWLLLPLLVLGAPTDEPNLTEPAPGACKRCCDPLDSSTDAPPVPPSHHHLPYPVPEVRPYINITILKGEKGDRGEPGMPGKWGKEGPRGERGAQGQKGSKGQMGMAGDPCKHQYAAFSVGRKKALHSSEGFQVLIFDTVFVNLYSHFDMFNGKFYCYVGGLYYFSLNVHTWNFKETYMHIMHNEEEAVILYAQPSDRSIMQSQSLMLELQENDEIWAASPDTVCFQCIVPLCLPEEKQA is encoded by the exons ATGGGCCCGGGGGCCGGCCGTGCAAGCAGAGGGGACCCCTCGGGCAGCGGCTGGAAAGAACGGAGGGAGCCCTCAGCCTCCCGG GTCACCATGGACATAATTTACCTGTGCACACCCCTGGCctggcttcttctgcctcttCTTGTGCTTGGGGCACCCACTGATGAGCCCAACCTCACAGAACCAGCCCCTGGTGCTTGCAAGCGCTGTTGTGACCCACTGGACTCCTCCACAGATGCCCCACCGGTCCCTCCCAGCCACCACCACTTGCCCTACCCAGTGCCGGAGGTCCGTCCCTATATCAACATCACCATATTGAAGG GAGAGAAGGGAGACCGGGGAGAGCCTGGGATGCCAGGGAAGTGGGGCAAAGAAGGACCACGAGGTGAGCGGGGTGCCCAAGGCCAGAAAGGCAGTAAAGGACAGATGGGCATGGCGGGAGACCCCTGCAAGCATCAGTACGCTGCATTCTCTGTCGGTCGCAAGAAAGCGCTGCACAGCAGCGAGGGATTCCAGGTCTTGATCTTTGACACTGTCTTCGTCAACCTCTACAGCCACTTTGACATGTTCAATGGCAAATTCTACTGCTATGTCGGTGGACTTTACTATTTTAGCCTCAACGTCCACACCTGGAACTTCAAGGAGACCTACATGCACATCATGCACAATGAAGAAGAGGCAGTCATCTTGTATGCCCAACCCAGCGACCGCAGCATCATGCAGAGCCAGAGCCTCATGCTGGAGCTTCAGGAAAATGATGAGATCTGG GCTGCAAGCCCAGATACTGTCTGTTTTCAGTGTATAGTGCCCCTGTGTCTCCCTGAAGAGAAGCAAGCCTAA
- the C1QTNF6 gene encoding complement C1q tumor necrosis factor-related protein 6 isoform X2, with protein sequence MGPGAGRASRGDPSGSGWKERREPSASRVTMDIIYLCTPLAWLLLPLLVLGAPTDEPNLTEPAPGACKRCCDPLDSSTDAPPVPPSHHHLPYPVPEVRPYINITILKGEKGDRGEPGMPGKWGKEGPRGERGAQGQKGSKGQMGMAGDPCKHQYAAFSVGRKKALHSSEGFQVLIFDTVFVNLYSHFDMFNGKFYCYVGGLYYFSLNVHTWNFKETYMHIMHNEEEAVILYAQPSDRSIMQSQSLMLELQENDEIWPTHLDMKVLPGESRQPNHLWLRCKRDKWSL encoded by the exons ATGGGCCCGGGGGCCGGCCGTGCAAGCAGAGGGGACCCCTCGGGCAGCGGCTGGAAAGAACGGAGGGAGCCCTCAGCCTCCCGG GTCACCATGGACATAATTTACCTGTGCACACCCCTGGCctggcttcttctgcctcttCTTGTGCTTGGGGCACCCACTGATGAGCCCAACCTCACAGAACCAGCCCCTGGTGCTTGCAAGCGCTGTTGTGACCCACTGGACTCCTCCACAGATGCCCCACCGGTCCCTCCCAGCCACCACCACTTGCCCTACCCAGTGCCGGAGGTCCGTCCCTATATCAACATCACCATATTGAAGG GAGAGAAGGGAGACCGGGGAGAGCCTGGGATGCCAGGGAAGTGGGGCAAAGAAGGACCACGAGGTGAGCGGGGTGCCCAAGGCCAGAAAGGCAGTAAAGGACAGATGGGCATGGCGGGAGACCCCTGCAAGCATCAGTACGCTGCATTCTCTGTCGGTCGCAAGAAAGCGCTGCACAGCAGCGAGGGATTCCAGGTCTTGATCTTTGACACTGTCTTCGTCAACCTCTACAGCCACTTTGACATGTTCAATGGCAAATTCTACTGCTATGTCGGTGGACTTTACTATTTTAGCCTCAACGTCCACACCTGGAACTTCAAGGAGACCTACATGCACATCATGCACAATGAAGAAGAGGCAGTCATCTTGTATGCCCAACCCAGCGACCGCAGCATCATGCAGAGCCAGAGCCTCATGCTGGAGCTTCAGGAAAATGATGAGATCTGG cctacccacctggacatgaaAGTGCTACCTGGAGAGTCTCGTCAGCCAAATCACTTGTGGCTAAGATGCAAGCGTGACAAATGGAGTCTGTAG
- the SSTR3 gene encoding somatostatin receptor type 3 codes for MDTSAFSLPTPTVSEEGNASGSWAGFTTPNGSTTASPGVVVSGVLIPLVYIIVCVVGLAGNSLVIYVVLRHSVSESVTNVYILNLALADELFMLGLPFLAAQNALSYWPFGSFMCRLVMAVDAINQFTSIFCLTVMSVDRYLAVVHPGKSSKWRTARVAKAVSATVWVLSSIVVMPVVVFSDVPLGMSTCHIQWPEPASVWRAGFIVYTATLGFFGPLLVICLCYLLIVVKVRSSGRRVRALSSKHKLSERRVTRMVVAVVAVFVLCWLPFYVLNIINVVCPLPEEPSLFGVYFLVVVLPYANSCANPIIYGFLSYRFKQGFRRAILRPSRRVQSQEVPACPPEKSDDEGEEGEISKITQNGNDRQEHPLSSGEGENNEQKPLPEEPMGCKKSNKLRVSYL; via the coding sequence ATGGACACTTCTGCTTTCAGCCTCCCCACGCCGACAGTGTCAGAGGAGGGGAATGCCTCTGGCAGCTGGGCAGGCTTCACCACCCCCAACGGCTCCACCACTGCCAGCCCTGGTGTGGTTGTCAGTGGTGTCCTCATCCCCTTGGTCTACATCATTGTCTGCGTGGTGGGGCTGGCTGGGAATTCTCTGGTCATTTACGTGGTTCTACGGCACTCTGTGAGCGAGTCAGTGACCAATGTCTACATCCTGAACCTGGCACTAGCTGATGAGCTCTTCATGCTGGGCCTGCCATTCCTGGCTGCACAAAATGCCCTGTCCTACTGGCCATTTGGCTCTTTCATGTGCCGCCTGGTGATGGCCGTGGATGCCATCAACCAGTTCACCAGCATCTTCTGCCTGACAGTGATGAGTGTTGATCGCTACCTGGCTGTGGTCCACCCAGGGAAGTCCTCCAAATGGCGGACAGCACGAGTCGCCAAGGCTGTGAGTGCAACTGTGTGGGTGCTGTCTTCCATAGTGGTGATGCCCGTGGTTGTCTTCTCAGATGTCCCTTTAGGGATGAGCACATGCCACATCCAGTGGCCAGAGCCTGCCTCGGTGTGGAGAGCTGGCTTCATCGTTTACACTGCCACCTTGGGCTTCTTTGGGCCACTGCTGGTGATTTGTCTCTGCTATCTTCTTATCGTTGTGAAGGTTCGTTCCTCTGGAAGGCGGGTGAGGGCTCTGTCCTCCAAGCACAAGCTTTCAGAGCGTAGAGTGACCCGCATGGTGGTGGCTGTTGTGGCTGTCTTCGTCCTTTGCTGGCTCCCCTTCTATGTCCTCAACATAATCAATGTTGTCTGCCCACTGCCAGAGGAGCCGTCCCTCTTTGGTGTCTACTTCCTTGTGGTGGTGCTGCCATATGCCAACAGCTGTGCCAATCCTATTATCTATGGCTTCCTCTCCTACCGCTtcaagcagggcttccggagggcCATCCTCAGGCCGTCCCGCCGAGTCCAGAGCCAGGAGGTGCCAGCATGCCCCCCAGAGAAGAGTGATGATGAAGGGGAAGAGGGTGAGATCAGCAAGATCACCCAGAATGGTAATGACAGGCAGGAGCACCCTCTAAGCagtggagaaggagaaaacaatgAGCAAAAACCACTCCCTGAGGAGCCCATGGGATGCAAAAAGAGCAACAAGTTGCGTGTCAGTTATTTATGA